In Plasmodium chabaudi chabaudi strain AS genome assembly, chromosome: 9, the following proteins share a genomic window:
- a CDS encoding calcium-dependent protein kinase 7, putative, giving the protein MGLQTEKDKEKDDPKKNYKLCSKKFETDELEVLKKIYKELGSRSISNHIDKETFLQFFPLPGLWGERLFLKFNFKNTGYIDFEEFIIGIAICCRGTKSDKINVLFDIFDLNSDGYIQKSEMVAMLSNIPYIHKLKNIFFKKSNSSNYYDDKYEGNSNGDHNESYNDGYNDDYNYVDYYDYNQNNNNNNIAVNNNNQQITNNNANYSDSYNEYCDSEHEDEYNDDKNENNDENYYFDKMPSEKKISNDSANLKDMPQGNCSKCLKQKNRMMYNDKLLSMKEIAKKIRKEKKHHLEKCIKDIRRERYGNDLGNQRSSNTIRKNSSIITNNSISNCKKDKKNLINKAESDDNNSNSSSSSVSNVFTNEDCDFHNLCKKRIVKNRNRKKGSNSMQYLKNTNSAFMSSTSDSSYSYETISRIDSDEIDSFSSNKEQRNGSGSGTSDSFISIYGYLIKSRNRTDIPNKKRKGKHELDHRLLIEKRKNSWHGSIRSKYTQDEKDKDMEGKESEEVEKKKKSQAIDNNSNNNSIERKESGDEKKDQDTSNNKNNDAVENKENGVEKKESGEEKKDQDASNNKNNDAVENKDNGVEKRESNWEKKETIRSSYNRSDVNIYKKEKKIEKKRKLFSNEYCLPSKTARNILNDEENEEYSDKNVDVEEIVDIMLEECEFMDNDKITQIQFKSVIHKYDFFLYVFFSCLHEDIWGLQGNVLYGRDYISNFVIKPENFKNKQIDENDEIITEDLYFKIRQLFIVQAPDYDCVNDNLCVNFLKEKSLTNNGIDYPSDDHTDKKKKVTNEPENNNKTKEETSKDAEKGGKNDQPGQAKENNNNANNAKVTQADINAITTDKECKIYALEDKDATNNNQTIIEKENEKEKREDELVKEGQLEIKIQDNENKDTHEIIAKEITEPNNINTEEPIKREDISQNNSDSIINVNNANSLNPNDKENYAEKEGSLNENKNDMNILPKIGSNTKLVIPDNITQTPGYECDFNLLTNSMNDIFSKEIVEFIQASKISFNISDVRKERNPQHKDKHKKTKRNVDKVKNDSSASLTIKKKQGDDPINNNPTFSDTEKENLKKTTNNDTEIVNEIISKKEIEEKNILENQNINDNDTNQAHLDVDSDDISKEIKKSIVAIKMESFVKNSEHNKTVELKDANISTDQPTQHDSTNANTELSIPAKVENDNKQEEIPGTSSDAPLAAPVVVSSDISTEPKVAKENAVEKPVEEQKSSELANEIDDKNGMKVKKEESSSNEDESCFFEGKKKKKKNDVAKKHVKDSNLYSCPNCKGPFLMCPNCHSRYPRFCVKEDKIAMECEYCDCEHCYFYKCIYCNFDFQKCLNMVKKNSLKEGILYKIGKHLHQFKARYYILFDSLLYYYDKKNNLKPRGFMFLEGCYVEVIPKNDSINKYGFSICHKGTNQIQKRNLYVNTHEEREEWLQALYSTTKQNTLYNLYEIHEQLGQGKFSTVYRGINKQTNSEFAIKVINNRSVSIYEKELLRSEISILRLLRHPNVIFLKEIINTKETLYISMELVKGGELYDFLLSETRLSEIHANKIISQLIKTVAYLHKCGIIHRDIKPENILLTDKSKDAQIKLTDFGLSTLCAPNELLKEPCGTLAYVAPEVITLQGYNHKVDAWSIGVILYLLLSGKLPFPINKNTEMNIQKTYVLSFRDNIWKTISSSAKDLISKLLELNAEKRISASEALEHIWIKNPTAVINENSVIYKNEEINILNLQDVSVSTFNIPKYAPYHAEQKKVEEEPKNENAYSFHQENNMICENNYSNDDPIIPLPYSGSMIKETTVDKNPALSSNDPNSDNKQGVNIENMDNSENCNTGENKTNTNTRDNEQSKDDSTNV; this is encoded by the exons atGGGTCTACAAACAGAGaaagataaagaaaagGATGACCccaagaaaaattataaattatgtagcaaaaaatttgaaacaGATGAATTAGAGGTCCTCAAAAAG ATTTACAAGGAGCTTGGAAGTAGGTCAATCTCAAACCACATTGACAAGGAGACATTCCTCCAATTTTTCCCCTTGCCTGGCTTGTGGGGGGAGcgattatttttaaagttcaattttaaaaataccGGGTATATAGATTTTGAGGAATTTATAATAGGAATAGCTATATGCTGTAGAGGAACAAAAagtgataaaataaatgtcctgtttgatatatttgatttaaATTCAGATggatatattcaaaaatcGGAGATGGTTGCTATGCTCTCAAATATAccatatattcataaattaaaaaatatattttttaaaaaatcaaattcatcaaattattatgatgaTAAATACGAAGGAAATTCAAATGGAGATCATAATGAAAGTTATAATGATGGATATAACGAtgattataattatgtagATTATTATGActataatcaaaataataataacaataatatagctgtaaataataataatcaacaaattactaataataatgcaaatTATTCAGACAGTTATAATGAATATTGTGATAGTGAACATGAGGATGAatataatgatgataaaaatgaaaataacgatgaaaattattattttgataaaatgccttctgaaaaaaaaatttctaATGATAGTgcaaatttaaaagatatGCCTCAAGGGAATTGTAGTAAATgcttaaaacaaaaaaatagaatgatgtataatgataaattattaagtaTGAAAGAAAtagctaaaaaaatacgaaaagaaaaaaaacatcatcttgaaaaatgcataaaagATATTCGAAGAGAACGATATGGTAATGATCTTGGAAATCAAAGAAGCAGTAATACTATACGAAAAAATAGTAGCATCATTACAAATAATTCCATTAgtaattgtaaaaaagataaaaaaaacttaatCAATAAAGCAGAAagtgatgataataatagtaattcTTCTTCGAGCAGTGTTTCTAATGTTTTTACAAATGAAGATTGtgattttcataatttatgtaaaaaaagaatagtCAAAAATAGAAATCGTAAAAAAGGATCAAACAGTAtgcaatatttaaaaaataccaACAGTGCATTTATGTCATCAACAAGTGATAGTTCTTATAGTTATGAAACTATTTCACGTATAGATAGTGATGAGATTGATAGCTTTAGTTCAAATAAAGAACAAAGGAATGGATCCGGTAGTGGAACCTCCGATTCTTTTATTAGCATATATGgctatttaattaaaagtaGGAATAGAACAGATATACCAAATAAAAAGCGTAAGGGCAAACATGAGCTAGATCATCGTTTACtaatagaaaaaagaaaaaacagTTGGCATGGAAGTATACGGTCGAAATATACTCAGgatgaaaaagataaagaTATGGAAGGAAAAGAATCTGAAgaagttgaaaaaaaaaaaaaatcacaagcgatagataataatagtaacaaTAATTCAATCGAGCGTAAAGAAAGCGGagacgaaaaaaaagatcAAGATacaagtaataataaaaataatgatgcagtagaaaataaagagaatggagtagaaaaaaaagaaagcgGAGAAGAAAAGAAAGACCAAGATgcaagtaataataaaaataatgatgcaGTAGAAAATAAGGATAATGGGGTAGAAAAAAGGGAATCTAATtgggaaaaaaaagaaaccaTTAGAAGTTCTTATAACAGAAGTgatgtaaatatttataaaaaagaaaaaaaaattgaaaaaaaaagaaaattattttcaaatgaaTATTGCTTACCATCAAAAACAgcaagaaatatattaaacgATGAAGAAAACGAAGAATATtctgataaaaatgttgatGTTGAAGAAATTGTTGATATAATGCTAGAAGAATGTGAATTTATggataatgataaaataacacaaatacaatttaaaagtgttatacataaatatgatttttttttgtatgtattttttagttGCCTTCATGAAGATATATGGGGGTTACAAGGTAATGTATTATATGGTAGAGATTATATTAGcaattttgtaataaaacctgaaaattttaaaaataaacagattgatgaaaatgatgaaattaTTACTGAAGacctttattttaaaatacgCCAACTATTTATTGTACAAGCTCCAGATTATGATTGTgtaaatgataatttatgtgttaattttttgaaggAGAAAAGCTTAACAAATAATGGAATTGACTATCCTAGTGATGATCATACGGAtaagaaaaagaaagttACTAACGAACcggaaaataataataaaacaaaagaagAAACCTCAAAAGATGCCGAAAAGGGGGGAAAAAATGACCAGCCAGGACAAgctaaagaaaataataataatgcaaataatGCCAAAGTAACACAAGCCGATATAAATGCTATAACTACTGACAAggaatgtaaaatatacgCTCTAGAAGATAAAGATGCTACGAATAATAATCAAACTATcattgaaaaagaaaatgaaaaagaaaagaggGAAGATGAACTAGTAAAAGAAGGCCaattggaaataaaaatacaagaTAATGAAAACAAGGATACCCATGAAATAATAGCAAAAGAAATAACAGAgccaaataatataaatacagaAGAACCAATAAAACGTGAAGATATTTCTCAAAATAATTCTGATAGCATTATCAATGTAAATAATGCCAATTCACTTAATCCAAATGATAAGGAAAATTATGCAGAAAAAGAAGGAAGccttaatgaaaataaaaatgatatgaatattttgcCTAAAATAGGAagtaatacaaaattagtAATTCCAGATAATATAACACAAACACCAGGATACGAATgtgattttaatttattaacaaattcaatgaatgatatattttctaaagAAATTGTAGAATTTATTCAAGCATCGAAAATTAGTTTCAACATTAGTGATGTACGTAAAGAAAGAAATCCACAACATAAagataaacataaaaaaacaaagagAAATGTAGATAAAGTGAAAAATGATTCTAGTGCTTCTTTAACtattaaaaagaaacaagGAGATGACcctattaataataaccCTACATTTTCAGATactgaaaaagaaaatctaaaaaaaacaaccaATAATGATACAGAGATAgttaatgaaataattagtaagaaagaaatagaagagaaaaacattttggagaatcaaaatattaatgataatGACACAAATCAAGCTCATCTAGATGTTGATTCTGATGATATAAGCAAAGAAATCAAGAAAAGTATTGTggcaataaaaatggaaagttttgtaaaaaatagcGAACATAACAAAACTGTCGAACTAAAAGATGCGAATATTTCAACTGACCAACCAACTCAACATGATTCTACGAATGCAAATACAGAATTAAGCATACCTGCAAAAGtggaaaatgataataaacaaGAAGAAATTCCTGGTACATCTTCAGACGCCCCTTTGGCTGCTCCTGTAGTAGTTTCAAGTGACATATCTACAGAACCAAAAGTAGCGAAAGAAAATGCAGTAGAAAAACCAGTGGAAGAGCAAAAAAGTAGTGAATTAGCAAACGAAATcgatgataaaaatggaatgaaagtcaaaaaagaagaaagcTCAAGTAACGAAGATGAAAGTTGTTTTTTTGaaggtaaaaaaaaaaaaaaaaaaaatgatgtagCAAAAAAACATGTAAAAGATagtaatttatattcatgCCCTAATTGTAAAGGACCATTTTTAATGTGCCCAAATTGTCATAGTAGATATCCAAGATTTTGTGTTAAAGAAGATAAAATAGCAATGGAATGTGAATATTGTGATTGCGAacattgttatttttataagtgtatatattgtaattttgattttcaaaaatgtttaaatatggtgaaaaaaaattcattaaaagaaggtatattatataaaataggaAAACATCTTCATCAATTTAAAGCaagatattatatattgtttgatagtttattatattattatgataaaaaaaataatttaaaaccTCGAGGGTTTATGTTTTTAGAAGGATGTTATGTTGAAGTTATACCTAAAAATGatagtataaataaatatggttTTTCTATATGTCATAAAGGTACAAAtcaaatacaaaaaagaaactTATATGTTAATACACATGAAGAAAGAGAAGAATGGTTACAAGCATTATATTCAAcaacaaaacaaaatactttatataatttatatgaaatacATGAACAATTAGGACAAGGAAAATTTTCAACAGTCTACAGAGGAATCAATAAGCAAACAAATTCTGAATTTGCTATCAAagttattaataatagaTCTGTTtcaatttatgaaaaagaattattaCGTAGTGAAATATCCATTTTAAGATTGTTGAGACATCcaaatgttatatttttaaaagaaatcataaatacaaaagaaactttatatatatctatggAATTAGTAAAGGGTGGTgaattatatgattttCTATTATCTGAAACAAGATTAAGTGAAATACAtgctaataaaattatttcacaattaataaaaacagtTGCATATTTACATAAGTGTGGTATTATACATCGAGATATAAAAcctgaaaatattttactaactgataaatcaaaagatgcacaaattaaattaacAGATTTTGGATTATCTACATTATGTGCTCCTAATGAATTACTAAAAGAACCATGTGGTACATTAGCATATGTTGCTCCTGAAGTTATAACATTACAAGGATATAACCATAAAGTAGATGCATGGTCAATTGGagttatattatatttattattaagtGGAAAACTACCTTTCccaattaataaaaatacagaaatgaatattcaaaaaacgTATGTACTAAGTTTTAGAGATAATATATGGAAAACTATCTCATCTTCAGCTAAAGATCttatatcaaaattattgGAATTAAATGCAGAAAAACGAATTTCAGCTAGCGAAGCTTTAGAACACATATGGATAAAAAATCCAACTGCTGTTATTAATGAAAACTCagttatttataaaaacgaagaaattaatattttaaatttacaaGATGTTAGTGTAAGTACATTTAATATACCAAAATATGCACCATATCATgcagaacaaaaaaaagttgaaGAAGAAcccaaaaatgaaaatgccTATAGTTTTCATCAAGAGAATAATATGAtatgtgaaaataattattccaATGATGATCCAATCATACCATTGCCATATAGTGGATCTATGATAAAAGAAACTACTGTAGATAAAAATCCTGCATTAAGTTCAAACGATCCCAATTCAGATAATAAGCAAGGTGTAAACATAGAAAATATGGATAATTCAGAAAATTGCAATACAGGTGAAAACAAGACGAATACCAACACACGTGATAATGAGCAATCGAAAGATGATTCAACAAATGTATAA
- a CDS encoding leucine-rich repeat protein: MNDKKNINIRDFFKNNNVNRKDGIHKKSIENEVSIKKKNIWSLFSNVTETLKDKTNEEGDNDSSELDTDIFFTPRNITQNIEKNTNKTLFKKTHENPEIKKEIENIANSFKRKNNILLTDKSDNTILSSILSTKKIKLNSEKNDTPTTPTYNAYKEFFMRIRDQNKNAEINDRNTENGEIEDKEKKTMHTNIMNIKVCSKIEGDDVNSRIIKLNEKNNQLNKCHKIITSNQTGSYAPYKTELVTSVKEGDNKISFTSIIKKKNICVPVNNHNKMEIKKKSDNLIKRTHHFSKHDKYDIFNNIGDDVFRYIFSCIENKNLMLLNKRFCKLSRLLRTKLIYNESLKNSISPESILKTIYFSANIEILDLSGCSHISSHHFNLLANSNHVQFNKTLKVLCLKNCSKITDSNLKYLLHRFKNLQTVDIRNCYKISHEGIYPLKFKTSLKKLYMGNLISTINVSNYHSDDTLKILFSASKKCNAPSVDNNYNTNMNEPNSTSMVEENIQLDTPLTNLICLEITYTKNLTDISNLYMIGKNLKILNLKGCNIDNSSSIIFKNFPNLLALNLADTKISNDVIETVCNTSKGLKTLDISKTFEIRNSTIFKIPRYLTGLKKIKIASLSNVDNFCIREIFKYCKNLTSIDFSNCWKVNNSFCNVNGLEIASGNKLKDVGAYQCSIDRSVCEEALLRMGCTSIRVHIYNELKMFETSIYTDIESLEQD, encoded by the exons atgaatgataagaaaaatataaatataagagatttttttaaaaataataatgtaaatcGTAAGGATggaatacataaaaaaagtattgaaaatgaagtaagtataaaaaaaaaaaatatatggtcTCTGTTTTCAAATGTAACTGAAACTCTCAAAGACAAGACCAATGAAGAAGGTGATAATGATAGTAGTGAACTGGATacagatatattttttactccTAGAAATATAACACAAAATATTgagaaaaatacaaataaaaccttatttaaaaagacTCATGAAAATcctgaaattaaaaaagaaatagaaAACATAGCAAACAGCTTTAAacgtaaaaataatattttattaactgATAAATCAGATAACACAATATTAAGTAGTATCCTATCAaccaaaaaaatcaaaCTTAACTCTGAAAAAAACGATACCCCAACAACACCCAcatataatgcatataaagaGTTTTTTATGCGAATTAGAGatcaaaacaaaaatgcaGAAATAAACGATAGAAATACGGAGAATGGCGAAATAgaagataaagaaaaaaaaacaatgcacacaaatattatgaatattaaaGTTTGTAGTAAAATAGAAGGTGATGACGTAAACAGTAGAATAatcaaattaaatgaaaaaaataatcaactTAATAAATgccataaaattataacatCGAATCAGACAGGAAGTTATGCACCATATAAGACAGAATTAGTTACTTCTGTAAAGGAAGgagataataaaatttcattTACTTCGATaatcaaaaagaaaaatatatgtgtccctgtaaataatcataataaaatggaaataaaaaaaaaatcagaCAATCTTATAAAAAGAACACATCATTTTAGTAAACATGATAAgtatgatatttttaataatataggtGATGATGTAtttagatatatattttcatgtattgaaaataaaaatttgatgttattaaataaaaggtTTTGTAAACTTAGTCGTTTATTaagaacaaaattaatatataatgaatcattaaaaaattcaatttCTCCAGaaagtatattaaaaacaatatatttttctgcAAACATTGAGATATTAGATTTATCAGGATGTTCACATATAAGCTCCCATCATTTTAATCTACTAGCTAATTCTAATCATGTccaatttaataaaacttTAAAAGTgttatgtttaaaaaattgtagtAAAATAACAGATTCAaacttaaaatatttactacacagatttaaaaatttgcaAACAGTCGATATAAGGAACTGCTATAAAATAAGTCATGAAGGTATATACccattaaaatttaaaacgtcattaaaaaaattatatatgggAAATCTTATATCTACCATTAATGTATCTAATTATCATTCTGACGACACTCTCAAAATATTGTTCAGCGCTtccaaaaaatgtaatgcACCTAGTGTCGATAACAATTACAACACAAATATGAATGAGCCAAACTCTACTAGTATGgtagaagaaaatatacaacTAGATACACCATTGACCAATCTAATATGCCTTGAAATaacatatacaaaaaatctTACAGACatttcaaatttatatatgatcggaaaaaatttaaaaatacttaATTTAAAAGGATGTAATATTGATAATTCTTCatccattatttttaaaaattttccaAACCTTTTAGCTTTAAATTTGGCTGATACTAAAATATCAAATGATGTCATTGAAACTGTATGTAATACCTCAAAAGGCTTGAAAACACTTGATATATCAAAAACATTTGAAATACGTAATAGcaccatttttaaaataccCAGATATTTAACAGggctaaaaaaaataaaaattgccTCTCTCTC aAATGTAGACAATTTTTGCATAAGAGAAATTTTTAAGTATTGCAAAAATTTAACATCAATCGATTTTTCAAACTGCTGGAAAGTCAATAACAGTTTTTGCAATGTGAATGGGCTAGAAATAGCATCAG gaaataaattaaaagatgTTGGAGCATATCAATGCTCAATTGATAGATCAGTGTGCGAAGAAGCTTTATTAAGAATGGGGTGCACATCCATCCgtgttcatatttataac GAGTTGAAAATGTTTGAGACATCAATTTATACCGACATTGAATCCCTTGAGCaggattaa
- a CDS encoding RING zinc finger protein, putative produces the protein MTEQRKLKDNFQPAVNSSMHEGNEKNEGKEVKEIAEANKTNEVGSVTLKSTEPNNTDDIKMEDNTTESNINECSNAEANIFEDAKEYDENNEEELVKKQNTNNNNNNSNKHSDHNNKDNEKQISSDLECVICMKLLIMPVTIPCGHNFCRDCLEKAKEYNDTCPLCRSSMGDKQNVNILLAELIKEKYPKAYAKRLKEIEILRIEKEKKVLQERFDAIKNSSMIPIFKAPLSFGPYFPGEIFHINIYNKKFLDLVELVSNEGTFAITSNNNKHNDKMYGIHVKILERCITTQAFIVKCVANYRVILYNIIYFSQYDYDIASHSPLFDESIPVNFFDYNLNVRSDVTDSESKTITSQINTSNNNSSTISSTNNGNIRCRKESKYSFIDEEIIKLDALKKLLNKIEVEDDIKSISFYYEQYKDIVYNEKDKTATTSHADSNNPIYAAQKYYSCIIFSRICLLCIKYQLNRFGNAGFRLFNSKFRNIKLTSSEPSNEELENFSFSLSSAIISRSIQKWTWFKTTNTTERLESITQYFLKKKNKSILALDNSRSPIIHRLFMLDSITSSLLILVFISFVVFVKYVFYYNT, from the coding sequence ATGACTGAGCAGAGAAAATTAAAGGATAATTTTCAACCAGCTGTAAATTCTTCTATGCATGAAGGAAATGAAAAGAATGAAGGGAAGGAAGTAAAAGAAATAGCAGAAGCTAACAAAACGAACGAGGTAGGTAGTGTCACACTTAAAAGTACCGAACCAAACAACACAGATGATATTAAGATGGAAGATAATACTACCGAATCGAACATAAATGAATGTTCAAATGCTGAAGCAAATATATTCGAGGATGCAAAAGAATATGATGAAAACAATGAAGAGGAACttgtaaaaaaacaaaatacaaataataacaataataattcaaataaacaTTCTGATCATAATAACaaagataatgaaaaacaaatatcaTCAGATCTTGAATGCGTAATATGTATGAAACTTTTAATAATGCCTGTGACAATACCTTGTGgtcataatttttgtagAGATTGCTTAGAGAAAgcaaaagaatataatgaCACATGCCCATTATGTAGATCATCTATGGGTGATAAAcaaaatgttaatatattattggcagaattaataaaagaaaaatatccAAAAGCATATGCAAAAAgattaaaagaaattgaAATTCTAAGaattgaaaaagaaaaaaaagtattacAAGAAAGATTTGATGCTATTAAAAATTCTTCTATGATACCCATCTTTAAAGCACCATTATCATTTGGTCCATATTTTCCTGGAGagatttttcatataaatatttataataaaaaatttttagatCTTGTTGAATTAGTATCTAACGAAGGTACATTTGCTATTACCtctaataataacaaacaTAATGACAAAATGTATGGCATTCATGTTAAAATTTTAGAGAGATGTATCACGACTCAAGCATTTATAGTTAAATGCGTTGCTAACTATAgagttattttatataatataatatattttagtcAATATGATTATGATATAGCTAGCCATTCACCTTTATTCGATGAATCGATCCCtgtgaatttttttgattataatttaaatgtcCGCTCAGATGTAACTGATTCTGAATCTAAAACAATTACATCTCAGATAAATACATCTAACAATAATTCATCTACTATTTCTTCTACAAATAATGGCAATATTAGATGCCGAAAAGAATCAAAATATAGCTTTATTGAcgaagaaataataaaattagatgcattaaaaaaattattaaataaaattgaagttgaagatgatataaaatccatttcattttattatgaacaatataaagatattgtttataatgaaaaagataaaactGCTACTACAAGCCATGCAGATAGTAATAATCCTATATATGCTgcacaaaaatattattcttgtattattttttcaagaatatgtttattatgtataaaatatcaatTAAACCGTTTTGGAAATGCAGGATTCCgattatttaattcaaaatttagaaatataaaattaacatCATCTGAACCATCAAATGAAGAATTAgaaaatttttctttttcgtTAAGTAGTGCTATTATATCTAGATCTATACAAAAATGGACATGGTTTAAAACAACAAATACTACTGAAAGATTAGAAAGCATAacacaatattttttaaaaaaaaaaaataaaagtattcTTGCTCTTGATAATTCACGATCTCCTATTATTCATAGACTCTTTATGCTAGATTCCATTACCTCTTCTTTATTAATTcttgtatttatttcttttgttgtttttgtaaaatatgttttttactataatacataa
- a CDS encoding translation elongation factor EF-1, subunit alpha, putative, which yields MNNEPFTFNANAPVYYPGTPYNVEDKNKTNEQNEGNIDSNNVSSENMNDGGSIAEVENKFSKMSLTPEKNEDIEVEKAEKETQEDKGVDKKVNLVQVDSRPHLNIIFIGHVDAGKSTACGNILYILGYVDDRTIEKYEREAKEKNRESWFLAFIMDINEEERQKGKTVEVGRAHFETKDRRFTILDAPGHKNFIPNMISGAAQADIGVLIISARKGEFETGFERGGQTREHTLLAKTLGINQLIVAINKMDDPTCNWSESRYDEIQKKITPFIKSCGYNINKDVFFVPISGLSGQNLSEHISDKNSKLHDPRGSWYDISKPTLFQILNSLSPPPWDENGPLRIPLLEGYKDNGIVAVGKIESGTLYGNNMNCILMPNKVKVKVTNVYVEDDEVPYAKPGENVRVKLLGVEEDQISKGFVLCDSLSLCSVVSEFIGRVAIVELLEHKPIITAGYFCIFHAHTTCEEIQFIDMLEVIDKKSKKKKIKPKFIKNDCIVTAHFLLSNPVCIEVYDKLPQLGRFTLRDQGRTIAIGKILELKN from the exons ATGAATAATGAGCCTTTTACTTTCAATGCAAATGCTCCTGTGTATTATCCCGGTACACCATATAATGTAGAGGATAAGAATAAAACAAACGAGCAAAATGAAGGAAATATAGATTCAAATAATGTAAGTTCTGAAAATATGAACGATGGGGGTTCAATAGCTGaagttgaaaataaatttagcAAAATGAGTTTAACCCCTGAAAAGAATGAAGATATAGAAGTTGAAAAAGCAGAAAAAGAAACACAAGAAGATAAGGGAGTAgataaaaaagttaattTAGTACAAGTTGATTCTAGACcccatttaaatattatatttattggtCATGTAGATGCTGGAAAATCAACAGCATgtggaaatattttatatattttaggATATGTTGATGATAGAacaattgaaaaatatgaaagagaagcaaaagaaaaaaacagaGAAAGCTGGTTTTTAGCATTTATTATGGATAtaaatgaagaagaaaGACAAAAGGGAAAAACTGTAGAAGTAGGTCGAGCACATTTCGAAACAAAAGATAGGAGGTTTACTATTTTAGATGCACCAGGACATAAAAACTTTATACCAAATATGATTAGTGGTGCAGCTCAAGCAGATATCGGtgtattaattatatctGCAAGAAAAGGTGAATTTGAAACTGGTTTTGAAAGGGGAGGACAAACAAGAGAACATACCTTGCTGGCAAAAACATTAG gaATAAATCAACTAATAGTTGCgataaacaaaatggaTGACCCAACATGTAATTGGAGTGAAAGCAGATATGAtgaaattcaaaaaaaaataactccctttataaaatcatgtggatataatataaataaagatgtGTTTTTTGTTCCAATATCTGGATTATCAGGACAAAATTTATCTGAACATATATCcgataaaaattcaaaattacATGATCCACGAGGTAGCTGGTATGATATATCAAAGCCAACtttatttcaaattttaaattcttTATCTCCACCCCCTTGGGATGAAAATGGTCCATTAAGAATTCCATTATTAGAAGGGTATAAAGACAACGGTATAGTTGCTGTTGGTAAAATTGAATCTGGAACATtatatggaaataatatgaattgCATTTTAATGCCAAATAAAGTTAAAGTCAAAGTTACTAACGTATATGTAGAAGATGATGAAGTTCCTTATGCTAAGCCTGGAGAAAATGTTCGTGTCAAATTATTAGGAGTAGAAGAAGATCAGATTAGTAAAGGTTTTGTATTATGCGATTCATTGAGCTTATGCTCTGTTGTTAGTGAATTTATAGGTAGGGTAGCAATTGTTGAATTATTAGAACATAAACCAATTATAACAGCAggatatttttgtatattccATGCTCATACAACATGTGAAGAAATACAATTCATTGATATGTTAGAAGTTATcgataaaaaatcaaaaaaaaaaaaaattaaacccaaatttattaaaaacgATTGTATTGTTACTGCacactttttattatcaaatcCAGTTTGTATAGAGGTTTATGATAAGTTGCCACAATTGGGAAGATTTACTTTGAGAGATCAAGGAAGAACTATAGCCATAGGAAAAATTCTAgaactaaaaaattaa